The following coding sequences are from one Ignavibacteriales bacterium window:
- a CDS encoding glycosyltransferase, translating into MNILIIIFSICIFLILHTYVLYPVSIKLLALFYHKNYKTNNAFKPQISILISAYNEAMVLEKTILNLFASEYPPDKLEIIVGSDNSTDDTNEILKKIGVMHNNLNYVFFDKRRGKKFVLNDIVKLAKNEILVFCDSNTIYNKDVLKTWLNITQTPE; encoded by the coding sequence ATGAATATTCTTATTATCATATTTTCTATCTGCATCTTCCTTATTCTGCATACTTACGTTTTATATCCCGTATCAATTAAATTATTAGCTCTCTTTTATCATAAAAATTATAAAACTAATAATGCTTTTAAACCACAAATATCAATATTAATTTCTGCTTACAATGAGGCAATGGTACTTGAGAAAACTATTCTTAATTTATTTGCGTCTGAGTATCCTCCTGATAAATTGGAAATAATAGTTGGCTCGGATAATTCAACAGACGATACAAATGAGATACTAAAAAAAATCGGGGTGATGCACAATAATCTTAATTATGTTTTTTTTGATAAAAGAAGAGGGAAAAAATTTGTACTCAATGATATCGTAAAACTTGCAAAGAATGAGATATTGGTCTTTTGTGACTCCAATACTATTTACAATAAAGATGTTTTAAAAACCTGGTTAAATATTACGCAGACTCCAGAGTAG